The Kocuria flava nucleotide sequence GCCGCCACGTGGACGTCGAGGCGGCCCTGGCGCTGTTCGCCGGCTGGACGGGGGTGGACCTCTCCGGGGCCGACCCGGACGCGCCGCTGGAGTACGTGACCACGGACGGCAACCGGTCGGCCCTGGCCTCGTTCACCACGCTGGACCCGGACCGGGTGTGGACCCCGCGGCTGCTGGCCGAGTTCGTGAGCATCGGCGGGCGCGGGCCCGTGCTGGCCGGCTCCCCCGCCACGGTCGCCGACGGGCTGGAGCGGTGGGCGCGGGTGGCCGACGTCGACGGCTTCAACGTCAACGCCGCCGTGCGGCCGGGCGACTTCGAGCGCTTCGCCCGCCTGGTCAGCCCGGAGCTGCGCCGCCGCGGCCTGCTGGAGGAGCCCGCCCCGGGGGCCACGCTGCGCGAGACGGTGCTGGGCGAGGGGCCGCGGCTGGCCCCCGACCACTACGGCGCCGGGTTCCGCCCGGTGCCCGCGGCGCGCTAGCGCACCCGCAACGGGCCCGGCCGAGCGCGTCCAGCACGAACGCCGCCGACTCCTCGGTGGCGTTGGGGCCCATGAGCCCGATCCGCCACACGCTCGAGGCGTGCTCCTTGACCCCGGCGCCGATCTCGAGGGAGAAGTGCTCGAGCAGGTGGGCGCGCACGCGCGCGGAGTCCACGCCCTCGGGCACCTTCACCGTGGTCAGCTGCGGCAGCCGGGCGCCCTCGGCGGCGAAGAGCTCCAGGCCCATCTCCTGAAGCCCGGCCTGGAGGGTCTCGCCCGCGCGCCGGTGGCGGTCCCGGACCGCCTCGAGGCCCTCGTCGAGGATCCGCTCGAGGGCGGCGTCGAGGGAGGCGATCATCGCGGTCGGGGCGGTGTGGTGGTAGGTCCGGGCCCGGCCCTGGGCCTCCCCCACGTAGCCGCCGAGCATCCCCAGGTCCAGGTACCAGGAGCGGGGGTGCGGCACGCGCCGGTCGAAGGCCTCGTCCGAGATCGTGAACGGCGCCAGGCCGGGGGCCACGCCCAGGCACTTCTGGGTGCCGGCGTA carries:
- a CDS encoding pyridoxal-phosphate-dependent aminotransferase family protein produces the protein MTLTRAERTTGVLERRLFGPGPSNPYPEATEALARPLLGHLDPAFLEIMDRACEGLRQVWGTANRRTLPLSATGSAGMEAAFVNTVAEGDVVVVAVNGLFGERMCDVAARCGAEVVRVDFPYGQPVDPQRVAEAHPAPKVIAAVHAETSTGVRSDIAALGELKGDALLLVDAVTSIGGSELRADDWGVDIGYAGTQKCLGVAPGLAPFTISDEAFDRRVPHPRSWYLDLGMLGGYVGEAQGRARTYHHTAPTAMIASLDAALERILDEGLEAVRDRHRRAGETLQAGLQEMGLELFAAEGARLPQLTTVKVPEGVDSARVRAHLLEHFSLEIGAGVKEHASSVWRIGLMGPNATEESAAFVLDALGRARCGCASAPRAPGGTRRRSGRGPAAAPRPAPSRAAWPPGRAPPAGRGGAAPG